One stretch of Chryseobacterium sp. LJ668 DNA includes these proteins:
- the rpsD gene encoding 30S ribosomal protein S4: MARYIGPKTKIARKFGAAIYGDDKNFEKRKNQPPGQHGVNKRRGAKKSEYAVQLMEKQKAKYTYGILERQFANLFEKAHRSKGVTGEVLLQLCESRLDNVVYRLGFSKTRAGARQLTSHRHITVNGEILNIPSYLVKAGDVIAVREKSKSLEVIADSLASKANYDWLQFNDEKKQGTFVSAPERIQIPEDIKEQLIVELYSK, translated from the coding sequence ATGGCAAGATATATTGGACCAAAAACTAAGATTGCTAGAAAGTTTGGCGCTGCAATCTACGGAGACGATAAAAACTTCGAGAAAAGAAAAAACCAACCACCAGGACAACACGGTGTTAATAAAAGAAGAGGAGCAAAAAAATCTGAGTACGCTGTTCAGTTAATGGAAAAGCAGAAAGCTAAATATACTTACGGTATTTTAGAAAGACAGTTTGCTAACTTATTTGAAAAAGCACACAGAAGTAAAGGCGTAACAGGTGAAGTTTTATTACAGCTTTGCGAATCAAGATTGGATAATGTTGTTTACAGATTAGGTTTTTCTAAAACGAGAGCTGGAGCAAGACAATTAACTTCTCACAGACACATTACAGTGAATGGTGAGATCTTAAACATCCCTTCTTATTTGGTAAAAGCAGGAGACGTAATCGCTGTAAGAGAGAAATCAAAATCTCTTGAGGTAATTGCTGATTCTTTAGCTTCTAAAGCAAACTACGATTGGTTACAATTCAACGATGAGAAGAAGCAAGGTACATTCGTATCTGCTCCTGAGAGAATCCAAATCCCGGAAGACATCAAGGAACAGCTTATCGTCGAACTTTACTCTAAATAA
- a CDS encoding DNA-directed RNA polymerase subunit alpha: MAILQFIKPDKVILLNSDEFKGQFEFRPLEPGFGLTIGNALRRVLLSSLEGYAISSIKIEGVEHEFSTIPGVIEDVTEIILNLKQVRLKATAENQTNEQVVAKVSGQTVITAGDLGKSISGFEILNPELMICNLNTDVTFEITFNVEKGRGYVPSDLNKSNNAPVGTIAIDSIFTPIKKVQYSVENYRVEQKTDYEKLVLDIETDGSISPQNALTEASKILIYHFMLFSDERITLETEAVKASIQYDEETLHTRQLLKSKLADMDLSVRALNCLKAAEVETLGELVSYSKSDLMKFRNFGKKSLTELEELVHSKGLNFGFDVAKYKLDADN, encoded by the coding sequence ATGGCAATTTTACAATTCATAAAACCCGATAAAGTAATTCTACTTAACTCTGATGAATTTAAAGGTCAATTCGAATTCAGACCTTTAGAACCAGGTTTCGGGCTTACAATCGGTAATGCTTTGAGAAGAGTGTTGCTTTCTTCTCTGGAAGGATACGCTATTTCATCTATCAAAATAGAAGGTGTAGAGCACGAATTTTCAACGATTCCAGGAGTAATTGAAGACGTTACCGAAATTATTCTTAACCTTAAGCAGGTAAGATTAAAAGCTACGGCAGAAAACCAGACGAATGAGCAGGTTGTTGCCAAAGTTTCCGGTCAGACAGTAATTACAGCTGGTGATTTAGGAAAGTCGATCAGCGGTTTTGAGATTTTAAATCCAGAATTGATGATCTGTAACCTAAATACAGATGTTACTTTCGAAATTACGTTTAATGTAGAGAAGGGTAGAGGGTATGTGCCTTCTGATCTTAATAAATCAAACAATGCACCTGTAGGTACTATTGCTATTGACTCTATTTTTACGCCAATCAAAAAAGTGCAGTATAGTGTTGAGAATTATCGTGTAGAGCAAAAGACAGACTACGAAAAATTAGTATTAGATATTGAAACTGACGGTTCTATAAGCCCTCAGAATGCTTTAACAGAAGCTTCTAAGATATTGATTTATCACTTCATGTTGTTCTCTGATGAGAGAATAACATTGGAGACTGAAGCTGTGAAAGCATCTATCCAATACGATGAGGAAACTCTTCACACAAGACAACTTCTTAAGTCAAAATTAGCAGATATGGATCTTTCTGTAAGAGCCCTGAACTGTCTGAAAGCGGCTGAAGTTGAAACATTGGGAGAATTGGTTTCTTACAGTAAGTCTGATTTGATGAAATTCAGAAATTTTGGTAAAAAATCTTTGACAGAACTAGAAGAATTAGTGCATTCAAAAGGTCTTAACTTCGGTTTCGACGTTGCAAAATATAAATTAGACGCTGATAATTAA
- the rpsK gene encoding 30S ribosomal protein S11, whose amino-acid sequence MAKQTKVVKKRKVKVEAIGEAHIQASFNNIIISLTNKAGEVISWASAGKMGFRGSKKNTPFAAQMAAENCSNVAHEAGLRRVKVYVKGPGAGRESAIRTIHNSGIEVSEIIDVTPMPHNGCRPPKRRRV is encoded by the coding sequence CAAACTAAAGTAGTTAAAAAAAGAAAAGTAAAAGTTGAAGCTATTGGTGAAGCGCATATACAAGCTTCTTTCAATAACATCATCATTTCTTTAACAAATAAAGCAGGAGAAGTTATCTCTTGGGCTTCTGCCGGTAAAATGGGTTTCAGAGGTTCTAAAAAGAACACTCCATTTGCTGCTCAGATGGCAGCGGAGAATTGCTCAAACGTGGCTCACGAAGCTGGTTTAAGAAGAGTAAAGGTGTATGTGAAAGGTCCGGGTGCAGGTAGAGAATCTGCAATCAGAACAATTCACAATTCAGGTATTGAGGTGAGCGAAATTATTGACGTAACGCCGATGCCACACAATGGATGTAGACCACCAAAAAGAAGAAGAGTTTAA